One part of the Treponema peruense genome encodes these proteins:
- a CDS encoding methyl-accepting chemotaxis protein, which yields MFGNKKAEISAAVKEAAVPEGSLVISVESAKKLAEGQEKFVDVLRKNIVSSSDIISDILKQEDSFKSFGVSMKGAISAIENISSQIQTVKGLVSEVDDAVHSSGASIEQIAGSVHKVADIVGERIVLTRELTSATESGSAKVAKVLDVISILNKNVDAIKNVISAINDISERTNLLAMNAAIEAAHAGKAGLGFAVVAGEIRKLSDVTRDNAANIDSTLRSMIDTLSEAHQTANEAGNAMKWIGGKVSETTDSFNQITEHMEQLSAGGDELLSSVKVISESADNLKEKFEGVSSCVGTIAESTSGSRQYFSNIRTNSASISSRMSEDLFNMNDMISTALDIDAVLEGEAKSAFPYSGIVLKHLAWVTKVRALIDGRLSAADVKIYDHTACDLGKWLASADEELKSRSGFALLESEHEELHSIVHKVFTSRDSMSRSELEQSYKDLLAKSGDVIKLLNELRR from the coding sequence GAAGCGGCTGTTCCTGAAGGAAGTCTTGTGATTTCTGTCGAGTCTGCAAAAAAACTTGCGGAAGGCCAGGAAAAATTTGTTGATGTTTTAAGAAAAAATATTGTTTCTTCTTCTGATATAATTTCTGATATTCTAAAGCAGGAAGATAGTTTTAAATCTTTTGGTGTGAGCATGAAGGGTGCTATTTCTGCAATTGAAAATATCAGTTCACAGATTCAGACAGTAAAGGGACTTGTGTCGGAAGTTGACGATGCTGTTCATTCTTCCGGTGCTTCGATAGAACAGATTGCCGGTTCTGTACATAAGGTTGCGGATATTGTAGGAGAGCGCATTGTTCTTACGCGTGAACTTACGAGCGCGACTGAGTCAGGTTCGGCAAAGGTTGCAAAGGTTCTGGACGTTATTTCTATTCTGAATAAAAATGTTGATGCAATCAAAAATGTAATTTCTGCAATCAATGACATAAGCGAGCGCACAAATCTTCTTGCAATGAATGCAGCAATTGAAGCGGCGCATGCAGGTAAGGCCGGACTTGGTTTTGCCGTAGTTGCAGGTGAAATCAGAAAACTTTCAGACGTGACACGCGATAATGCTGCAAATATAGATTCTACACTCCGCAGTATGATAGACACTTTGTCAGAAGCACACCAGACAGCGAATGAAGCCGGTAATGCAATGAAGTGGATAGGCGGAAAAGTTTCTGAAACGACAGATTCATTCAATCAGATTACGGAGCATATGGAACAGCTTTCTGCAGGAGGAGACGAGTTGCTTTCTTCTGTTAAAGTAATTTCTGAGTCGGCAGACAATCTTAAGGAAAAGTTTGAAGGCGTTTCTTCCTGTGTTGGAACTATAGCAGAATCTACTTCTGGAAGCAGACAGTATTTTTCTAACATACGCACGAACTCTGCCAGCATAAGCTCAAGAATGAGCGAAGATTTGTTTAACATGAACGATATGATTTCTACAGCCCTTGATATTGATGCCGTACTGGAAGGTGAAGCAAAGTCGGCTTTTCCTTACTCGGGGATTGTTCTTAAACATCTGGCATGGGTTACAAAAGTGCGCGCTCTGATTGACGGCAGGCTTTCTGCTGCTGATGTTAAGATTTATGATCATACAGCATGCGATCTTGGAAAATGGCTTGCGTCTGCGGATGAAGAACTTAAGTCACGGAGCGGGTTTGCCCTTCTTGAGTCGGAACATGAAGAACTGCATTCTATTGTTCACAAAGTGTTTACGTCCCGCGATTCCATGTCACGTTCCGAACTTGAACAGTCCTATAAAGATTTGCTGGCGAAGTCAGGCGATGTAATTAAACTTCTTAACGAACTGCGCAGGTAA
- a CDS encoding helix-hairpin-helix domain-containing protein — MEFTQEQIDALSVNEVEIMKRIAEELNIKIAQVSAVISLVQEGCTIPFIARYRKEKHGSLDEVQVRDCDHLFTSYKNLEERRLEIVKGIFAQNKLTESLYNAVMSAKTLTELEDLWAPFKKKKKTRGMVAAEKGLEPLADAMYELDDAAILSKAAEFVKTDADHPELDVATAEDAIQGAKDIIAERVSQDTKNREDVHDLYMSTGKITTKGIVPEGQDAATVEKTSTYKMYWDYSEPLNQVKPHRILAINRAEREGALEVTLDVDVDAAVKALSKKYKLNNKYMADAIEDGLVRLLSPAVLREIRSDESDEADTHGIGIFSENLKNLLMTQPIKGSRVLGVDPGIRTGTKCAALDETGKYLGYFLIKQVVAPDESYNLIKNAIKKYDIQVVAVGNGTGSQEVQTIVSKVISENYPDVRYTVVDESGASVYSASDIAREEFPDLDLTIRGAISMGRRLQDPLAEFVKIDPKAIGVGLYQHDVNQKRLSDTLDEVVGSVVNQVGVNLNTASASLLKYVSGINSSLAKKIVAYRDANGKITSREDLKKVSGLGPKAFEQCAGFLKIPESENPLDNTWVHPENYEVAKEILPIVQKKEKVSAELKKQLEEKYGIGATTINDIEEELTKPNRDPRDGYPAPIMQKGVVKFEDLTVGMKVTGKIKNVVDFGAFVDIGLHETGLIHISELSDTFVSDPMDVIKVGDIKEFTIIDLDLDRKRISLSLKSDAASRLHHEGMSSSSAGGEKKKRVVVVKKGSGTTSPSKTAARRDDNRSYSDRNSGSDDGMYYNPFAALLKNRK, encoded by the coding sequence ATGGAATTCACACAAGAGCAGATTGACGCATTGTCCGTCAACGAAGTAGAAATCATGAAAAGAATCGCTGAAGAGCTCAACATAAAAATAGCTCAGGTCAGCGCCGTAATCAGTCTGGTTCAGGAAGGATGCACAATCCCCTTTATTGCCCGTTACCGCAAAGAAAAGCACGGTTCACTTGACGAAGTTCAGGTTCGTGACTGCGACCACCTCTTCACTTCATACAAAAATCTTGAAGAGCGCCGCCTAGAAATTGTAAAGGGAATCTTTGCACAAAACAAACTTACCGAAAGCCTTTACAATGCCGTAATGAGTGCAAAAACACTCACCGAACTCGAAGACCTCTGGGCTCCGTTCAAGAAAAAAAAGAAGACCCGCGGAATGGTTGCTGCAGAAAAAGGACTGGAACCTTTGGCCGATGCCATGTACGAACTTGATGACGCCGCAATTCTTTCCAAAGCAGCAGAATTCGTAAAAACAGATGCCGACCACCCCGAACTCGATGTTGCAACCGCAGAAGATGCAATTCAGGGTGCAAAAGATATTATTGCAGAACGTGTCTCTCAGGACACAAAAAACCGCGAAGATGTTCACGACCTTTACATGAGCACTGGAAAAATCACAACAAAAGGAATCGTTCCCGAAGGTCAGGATGCAGCAACAGTAGAAAAAACTTCTACATACAAAATGTACTGGGACTACAGCGAACCGCTCAATCAAGTTAAGCCCCACCGTATTCTTGCAATAAACCGTGCAGAACGAGAAGGCGCTCTCGAAGTAACACTCGATGTAGATGTAGACGCAGCAGTAAAAGCTCTGTCAAAAAAATACAAGCTCAACAACAAATACATGGCAGACGCAATAGAAGACGGACTGGTACGCCTCTTGAGCCCGGCAGTACTCCGCGAAATCCGCAGTGACGAAAGTGACGAAGCAGACACACACGGAATAGGAATCTTCAGCGAAAACCTCAAAAATCTTCTTATGACACAGCCAATCAAAGGAAGCCGTGTTCTTGGAGTAGACCCGGGAATCAGAACCGGAACAAAATGTGCAGCCCTGGACGAAACAGGAAAATATCTCGGATACTTCCTCATCAAACAGGTAGTCGCTCCCGATGAATCCTACAACCTCATAAAAAATGCAATCAAAAAATACGACATTCAGGTTGTGGCCGTAGGAAACGGAACAGGCAGCCAGGAAGTACAGACAATCGTTAGCAAAGTAATAAGCGAAAACTACCCCGACGTACGCTACACTGTAGTAGATGAAAGCGGAGCCTCAGTTTATTCAGCAAGTGACATTGCCCGCGAAGAATTCCCCGACCTTGACCTTACAATCAGGGGTGCAATCAGCATGGGCCGCCGTCTTCAGGATCCGCTTGCAGAATTTGTAAAAATAGATCCAAAGGCAATTGGCGTAGGACTTTACCAGCACGATGTAAACCAGAAAAGACTTTCTGACACTCTCGATGAAGTAGTAGGTTCTGTAGTAAACCAGGTTGGTGTAAATCTAAACACGGCATCTGCCAGTCTTTTAAAATATGTATCAGGAATAAACAGTTCCCTTGCAAAAAAGATTGTAGCTTACCGTGACGCAAACGGAAAAATCACCAGCCGTGAAGATCTTAAAAAAGTTTCAGGACTTGGACCAAAGGCTTTTGAACAGTGCGCAGGATTCCTTAAAATTCCCGAAAGCGAAAATCCGCTGGACAATACGTGGGTTCATCCCGAAAACTACGAGGTAGCAAAAGAGATACTTCCTATAGTTCAGAAGAAAGAAAAAGTTTCTGCTGAATTGAAAAAGCAGCTCGAAGAAAAGTACGGAATCGGTGCAACAACAATCAATGACATCGAAGAAGAACTTACAAAGCCAAACCGTGACCCACGTGACGGTTATCCTGCACCAATCATGCAGAAAGGCGTTGTAAAGTTCGAAGATCTTACAGTCGGAATGAAAGTTACCGGCAAGATTAAAAACGTTGTTGACTTCGGAGCATTCGTAGACATAGGACTTCACGAAACAGGTCTTATCCACATAAGTGAACTGAGTGACACCTTTGTTTCTGACCCGATGGACGTAATAAAAGTCGGCGACATAAAAGAATTCACAATAATAGACCTGGATCTAGACAGAAAGAGAATATCACTTTCCTTAAAGTCAGATGCAGCTTCCCGCCTTCACCACGAGGGAATGTCTTCTTCTTCTGCTGGCGGCGAAAAAAAGAAGCGCGTCGTAGTAGTAAAGAAAGGCTCCGGCACGACTTCACCTTCAAAAACTGCCGCAAGACGTGATGACAACCGCAGTTACAGCGACAGAAATTCCGGCAGCGACGACGGAATGTACTACAACCCGTTCGCAGCGCTGTTAAAGAACAGAAAATAA